In Campylobacter sp. RM16187, the DNA window ATTACTTAGAACAGATGGGGTTTTACCGCGAATATATAAACTTTCTGCCATTCCTCCGCCCATAGGCTCAACTCCTGCCATATGTTTTATTGCCTTATAGGCATCTGTTGCGGAGGCTTTTGCCTTAATATCATCACTGGTGGTTATACCCACATTAGCCGGAACTTCTTCAACCTTTATCGGCGTTTTAGTAGCCGTTACCGTAACTTCATCCAATGCTACTTTAGCAGGTTTTGTGTCTGCTTCTGCGGCATTAACTTGCAAAACAACAGCAGCGGTTAGAATAGAAAAAGTAAAAGCTTTTTCAAACGAATTCTTCATATAATCCTCCTTTAATAAAAATATTTCAATAACAATAATCATTGATATTCAAACTATACTAAAAATTCCTTTAAAAATCATTAATATACTATTTAATCAAATACTCTCTAAATAGATTTTTGTATTTTAAAGAGATATGTGTTTAATTTAATTAGTTAAGTGCAAATAAGTATTTTCGAAGTAAATAAAAATTTAAAGAGCAAGATATAATCAAGCTTACTTGCCCTCTTGGAAAGCTCCGACAGATAAAATTTTATTCATTCTAGCGCTTAAAATTTGCTCCATACTTTGATCTTCAAGCTTAGCAAGCTCATCTGTAAAATATGTCGCAAGTGCTTTTACGGCACTTTCTTTATCTCTATGAGCGCCGTTTATAGGCTCTTCGATAACGTCATCTATCAAATTTAGGCTCTTTAGATCATCGGCAGTTATCTTCATAGCCTTAGTAGCTTGCTCTTGCTTGCTTGGATCATTCCAAAGTATAGCGGCACAACCCTCAGGAGATATAACAGAAAATACCGAGTTTCTCATCATAGCAAGCTTATCAGCCACTCCTATCGCAAGCGCTCCGCCACTTCCACCTTCGCCGATCACAACGGCTATCATAGGAGTTTTTAAATTTGCAAATTCAAAGAGGTTTCTAGCTATAGCTTCGCTCTGTCCGCGCTCTTCTGCCGCAATTCCAGGATACGCACCCGGAGTGTCTATCAAAAATAGTATCGGCAAGCCAAATTTCTCGGCAAGCTTTGCCACACGAAGAGCTTTTCTATACCCTTCAGGATGAGGCATACCAAAATTTCTTTTTAGCTTGTTTTTGGTGCCGCGACCCTTTTGCTCGCCTATAACGACTACTTTTTTTGAGCCGATATAGCCTATATAGCAAACTATAGCATGATCATCGCGAAATGCCCTATCACCGTGAATTTCGTAATAATCAGTCATCATCCCGCGCACATAGTCTATCGCATACGGGCGATCAGGATGACGAGCAAGGCTTAGCCTTTGATACTCGTTTAAATTTTTGTAAATTTTAGCAGTCTCTTTTTCTAGATTTTTATTTAAAATTTCAACAGCATGCTCATCACCGCGAATTTTAGCATTCGCTATATCATCATCTATCTGCTTAATACTCTTTTCAAAATCTAAATAACTAGCCATTTTAATCCATTTTTTTAAATACTACCGAACCGTTAGTTCCGCCAAAGCCAAACGAGTTACTCATGATAGCTTTAAGCTCGGCTTTTCTAGCGACATTTGGCACATAGTCCAAGTCGCACTCAGGATCTTTTGTTGTGTGATTTATAGTTGGAGGTATGATTCCATCACGCAAAGCCATGATAGAGATTACCGCTTCTATGGCTCCTGCGGCTCCTAAGCAGTGTCCGGTTTGACCCTTTGTAGAGCTCACAGGCGGGCAGTTGCTGCCAAATAGCTCTTTTAACGCTGCTGTTTCATTTCTATCGTTCGTTGGAGTTGAAGTTCCGTGAGCGTTGATGTAGTCGATCTTAACATCTCCTGCCATTTTAAGAGCTTTTTTCATAGCGTTTAGCGGTCCTTCAAGAGTCGGAGCTGTGATATGATAAGCATCTCCACTCTCGCCAAAGCCTACTATCTCGGCATAAATTTTAGCTCCTCTTGCCTTGGCGCTTTCAAATTCCTCAAGTACCAAAGCACCGCTTCCTTCACCCATGACAAAGCCATCACGATCAGCGTCAAACGGACGAGAAGCTTTCTCAGGCTCATCGTTTCTGGTTGAAAGTGCCTTCATGGCGGCAAATCCGCCTACACCGACACCACATATTGTTGATTCTGCACCTACGACAAGCATTTTTTCGGCTTCGCCTATCATTATCGTCTTAGCAGCTTCACATATCGCATGCGTAGAAGCCGCACAAGCAGTAACGCTTGAAATGTTTGGTCCTCTAAGTCCATGCTCGATAGAGATTATACCGCCAAGCATATTTACTAGCGCAGAAGGGATAAAAAACGGAGATATTTTTTTAGGACCTTTTTCGAGCAGTATATTTGAGTTTTTCTCGATATTTGGCAGTCCGCCGATACCGGCAGCCGAGCTTATGCCAAATTCGCTAGCGTCAAATTCGCCGAAATTTGCGTCCTGCATAGCTTCGCGAGCTGCTTTGATACCAAGTTGTATAAACCTATCGACTTTCTTAACCTCTTTTCCGTCCATTACGGTTAGAGGATCAAAGTCGGTAATTTCAGCGGCGATTTGAACAGGATATTCAGAAACATCAAAAGACGTTATCTTCTTTACTCCGCTCTTGCCCTCGCAGATAGCTTTAAAAGAGCTCTCTTTATCGAGTCCAAGAGCATTTATCATACCGATTCCGGTGACTACAACTCTTCTCAATATATCTCCTTAGTTTAAAAAAGAATTATTTATTTAGCTTCTCTATGTAAGTTACAACGTCATTTATGCTAATTAGTTTTTCAGCTTCACTGTCTGGAATTTCAACTTCAAATTTCTCTTCTAAAGCCATAACAAGCTCAACAACGTCAAGTGAATCAGCGCCTAGATCTTCGATAATCTTTGAATCAGGCTTAACAGCCTCAGGGCTTACGCTAAGTTGCTCAACAACAACATCTCTAACATCATCAAAAACTGCCATTTCAGGTCTCCTTATAAAAAATGTTTCAGATTTTAATATATTTTTGCTTAAACTACATATAAAGTCCGCCGTTAACCTTAAGCACATCGCCTGTCACATAACTTGCGTGATCGCTTAGTAAAAACGCGATAGTTTCGGCTACTTCGCTTGCATCTCCAAGGCGTTTTAGCGGGATGTTATTTATATAGTTTTGCTTGATTTCCTCGCTTAAAACCTCAGTCATATCTGTTTGTATAAAGCCCGGAGTTACGCAGTTAAAGCGCACGTTTCTACTCGCTCCTTCTTTGGCAAGGCTCTTTGTCATCGCTATCATGCCGCCTTTACTGGCTGAATAATTAACCTGCCCTGCATTTCCCATCTCGCCTACTATGGAAGCTACGTTTACAACGGCTCCAAAGCGCTTTTTACTCATCACTTTTAAAGCCTCTCTTGAGCCGATGAAGGCA includes these proteins:
- the accA gene encoding acetyl-CoA carboxylase carboxyl transferase subunit alpha; translated protein: MASYLDFEKSIKQIDDDIANAKIRGDEHAVEILNKNLEKETAKIYKNLNEYQRLSLARHPDRPYAIDYVRGMMTDYYEIHGDRAFRDDHAIVCYIGYIGSKKVVVIGEQKGRGTKNKLKRNFGMPHPEGYRKALRVAKLAEKFGLPILFLIDTPGAYPGIAAEERGQSEAIARNLFEFANLKTPMIAVVIGEGGSGGALAIGVADKLAMMRNSVFSVISPEGCAAILWNDPSKQEQATKAMKITADDLKSLNLIDDVIEEPINGAHRDKESAVKALATYFTDELAKLEDQSMEQILSARMNKILSVGAFQEGK
- a CDS encoding beta-ketoacyl-ACP synthase II produces the protein MRRVVVTGIGMINALGLDKESSFKAICEGKSGVKKITSFDVSEYPVQIAAEITDFDPLTVMDGKEVKKVDRFIQLGIKAAREAMQDANFGEFDASEFGISSAAGIGGLPNIEKNSNILLEKGPKKISPFFIPSALVNMLGGIISIEHGLRGPNISSVTACAASTHAICEAAKTIMIGEAEKMLVVGAESTICGVGVGGFAAMKALSTRNDEPEKASRPFDADRDGFVMGEGSGALVLEEFESAKARGAKIYAEIVGFGESGDAYHITAPTLEGPLNAMKKALKMAGDVKIDYINAHGTSTPTNDRNETAALKELFGSNCPPVSSTKGQTGHCLGAAGAIEAVISIMALRDGIIPPTINHTTKDPECDLDYVPNVARKAELKAIMSNSFGFGGTNGSVVFKKMD
- the acpP gene encoding acyl carrier protein; amino-acid sequence: MAVFDDVRDVVVEQLSVSPEAVKPDSKIIEDLGADSLDVVELVMALEEKFEVEIPDSEAEKLISINDVVTYIEKLNK
- the fabG gene encoding 3-oxoacyl-ACP reductase FabG yields the protein MKFSGKNVLITGASRGIGAQIAKTLANMGLKVWINYRSKPEIADALQAEIVSNGGAAAVIKFDATDEDEFIKGINLIVDTDGELSYLVNNAGITNDKLALRMKTDEFINVLNANLTSAFIGSREALKVMSKKRFGAVVNVASIVGEMGNAGQVNYSASKGGMIAMTKSLAKEGASRNVRFNCVTPGFIQTDMTEVLSEEIKQNYINNIPLKRLGDASEVAETIAFLLSDHASYVTGDVLKVNGGLYM